In Bacillus sp. DX3.1, the following proteins share a genomic window:
- a CDS encoding YaaL family protein has translation MFFQKKGKLRKEYDDKLIVVLEQVKNEWLRQKRMVEQSVEPSQDVICSLKLAEAKYFFLLKEAKRRPVKMEQW, from the coding sequence ATGTTCTTTCAAAAAAAGGGAAAGTTGCGAAAAGAGTATGATGACAAGTTAATTGTCGTGTTAGAGCAAGTGAAGAATGAATGGTTACGTCAAAAAAGAATGGTGGAACAAAGCGTTGAGCCATCACAGGATGTGATTTGCTCTTTGAAATTAGCAGAAGCGAAGTACTTTTTCCTGTTAAAAGAAGCAAAGCGTCGTCCTGTAAAAATGGAGCAATGGTAA